One Sagittula stellata E-37 genomic window carries:
- a CDS encoding DUF4178 domain-containing protein: MLTCPSCDTTLYVQSDKLLNAGTSGEMHDGPQLFSIGDIVKLGRKAWEVLGHARFSYGRGWWDEYWCEDPKGNGVWISVDEGDIVVQVPVDENDERPALRTNSRIGMPFEWRREHFRVVETGSGECEAIRGVFGERLVVGDTFSYANAQGDEGTLLSAETDGTGTAWFTGEWHDPFEVSGTLKVVS, from the coding sequence ATGCTGACCTGCCCGTCCTGCGACACCACGTTGTACGTGCAATCCGACAAGTTGCTGAACGCCGGAACCTCCGGCGAAATGCACGACGGGCCGCAACTGTTTTCCATCGGCGACATCGTGAAGCTTGGCCGCAAGGCCTGGGAAGTGCTTGGCCACGCGCGTTTTTCCTACGGACGCGGCTGGTGGGACGAATACTGGTGCGAAGATCCGAAGGGCAACGGCGTCTGGATTTCCGTCGACGAGGGCGACATAGTCGTTCAGGTGCCAGTGGACGAGAACGACGAACGCCCGGCCCTGCGCACCAACAGCCGCATCGGCATGCCGTTCGAGTGGCGCCGGGAGCACTTTCGCGTCGTGGAAACGGGCAGCGGGGAATGCGAGGCGATCCGCGGCGTTTTCGGTGAACGGCTCGTGGTGGGCGACACATTCAGCTATGCCAACGCGCAGGGCGACGAGGGCACGCTGCTCTCTGCCGAAACCGACGGCACCGGCACCGCGTGGTTCACCGGCGAATGGCATGATCCCTTCGAAGTGTCCGGCACGCTGAAGGTGGTGTCGTGA
- a CDS encoding TRAP transporter small permease translates to MAGLHRIVLGLARLMALLGGAVLTFLILITCLSIIGRAGNSLLHGMVGAGFLPGLAQGLIDWGIGAIPGDFELVEAGMAFCIFAFLPFCTVTGGHAAVDVFTNFLPRMANRVLEVAISILFAVVLVVIALQLEEGMARKVSSGQTTLLLQFPVWWAYALSLTGAAVAAVVGVYMAIVRIYELMTGRVIAPNAVGADH, encoded by the coding sequence ATGGCCGGTCTGCACCGCATCGTCCTTGGCCTTGCACGCCTGATGGCGCTTCTTGGCGGGGCCGTGCTGACGTTCCTGATCCTGATCACCTGCCTGTCGATCATTGGACGGGCCGGGAATTCCCTGCTGCACGGGATGGTCGGCGCGGGGTTCCTGCCTGGGCTGGCGCAAGGGCTGATCGACTGGGGCATCGGCGCGATCCCCGGCGACTTCGAACTTGTCGAGGCGGGCATGGCGTTCTGCATCTTCGCCTTCCTCCCGTTCTGCACCGTCACCGGGGGGCACGCCGCCGTGGACGTCTTTACCAACTTCCTGCCGCGTATGGCCAACCGGGTTCTTGAGGTTGCGATTTCAATTCTGTTCGCTGTGGTGCTGGTCGTGATCGCCTTGCAGCTCGAAGAGGGCATGGCGCGCAAGGTCTCGTCCGGGCAGACCACGCTGTTGCTGCAGTTCCCGGTGTGGTGGGCCTATGCCCTCAGCCTTACCGGGGCGGCGGTGGCTGCCGTCGTCGGCGTCTACATGGCGATCGTGCGGATCTACGAACTTATGACCGGGCGCGTGATCGCCCCGAACGCTGTGGGGGCAGACCATTGA
- a CDS encoding polyamine aminopropyltransferase, whose translation MNAPVAAPDDRRLKEVWLLLATFLVAVAGLIYELIAGTVSSYLLGDSIRQFSFVIGVFLSAMGLGAWVSRFVGEAAHGFIWAQIALGVIGGFLAPLLFFTYAATGEVGLALYGALIAIGVLSGMEIPLIARVLESIGATSFRFENVLSADYVGALAASLAFPLFVIPNLGLMSASLAFGTLNLAVAALSLVIFRDLASRAQWIGCGVALLASVVALIQSERLVSVADAALFEDDVIISETTPYQQISVTRFRDRVRLYLDHSIQFDSLDEYRYHESLIHPAMARAERVNNVLILGGGDGMATREVLRHDGVESVTLVDLDPRMTELFRDTDELAALNGGALRDPRVHVVNADAWRFAEDTDAVFDVVVLDLPDPKNIALSKLYSREFYSLLMERVSTTGVLVTQAGSPVYAREAFWSVVRTWEEVRNPAAPDTDLTILPYHAYVPSFGEWGFVMVEPLARRDRPLDLPDGLKFLTPEVWQGAQVFAADTDRVEVEPNTLQTHRLVDYYLGGWDHWFR comes from the coding sequence TTGAACGCGCCCGTCGCCGCCCCGGACGACCGGCGGCTGAAAGAGGTCTGGCTGCTTCTGGCCACATTCCTCGTCGCGGTCGCGGGCCTGATCTACGAACTGATCGCGGGCACGGTGTCGAGTTACCTTCTGGGCGACTCGATCCGCCAGTTCAGCTTTGTCATCGGCGTCTTCCTCAGCGCCATGGGACTGGGCGCCTGGGTATCCCGTTTTGTCGGAGAGGCCGCGCACGGATTCATCTGGGCGCAGATCGCACTCGGGGTGATCGGTGGTTTCCTCGCGCCGCTGCTGTTCTTCACCTACGCCGCCACCGGCGAGGTGGGGCTGGCGCTTTACGGTGCCCTGATCGCCATCGGCGTTCTGTCCGGCATGGAAATCCCGTTGATCGCCCGCGTACTGGAATCGATCGGCGCGACCTCCTTCCGGTTCGAGAACGTGCTTTCCGCCGATTACGTGGGCGCACTGGCGGCCTCCCTCGCCTTTCCGCTCTTCGTGATCCCCAACCTCGGGCTGATGTCGGCCTCTCTCGCCTTCGGCACGCTGAACTTGGCCGTAGCTGCACTGTCGCTGGTGATCTTCCGGGATCTCGCCAGCCGCGCACAATGGATCGGCTGCGGCGTGGCGCTTCTGGCGTCGGTCGTCGCGCTGATCCAGTCGGAGCGGCTGGTGTCCGTCGCCGATGCCGCGCTGTTCGAGGATGACGTCATCATATCCGAGACGACGCCTTACCAGCAGATCTCGGTCACGCGGTTCCGCGACCGGGTGCGGCTGTACCTCGACCACTCCATCCAGTTCGACAGCCTCGACGAGTACCGCTACCACGAAAGCCTGATCCATCCCGCCATGGCCCGGGCCGAGCGGGTCAACAACGTTCTGATCCTTGGCGGCGGCGATGGCATGGCAACGCGCGAGGTTCTGCGCCACGACGGCGTCGAAAGCGTCACGCTCGTGGATCTCGACCCGCGCATGACCGAACTGTTTCGCGACACCGACGAACTGGCCGCGCTGAACGGCGGCGCCCTGCGTGACCCGCGCGTGCATGTGGTCAACGCCGACGCATGGCGCTTTGCCGAAGACACGGACGCGGTTTTCGACGTCGTGGTGCTCGACCTGCCGGACCCGAAGAACATCGCGCTGTCAAAGCTCTACAGCCGGGAGTTCTACAGCCTCCTGATGGAGCGCGTCTCGACCACCGGCGTGCTGGTCACTCAGGCCGGATCGCCCGTCTACGCGAGAGAGGCCTTCTGGTCCGTGGTCAGGACCTGGGAAGAGGTCCGTAACCCCGCCGCCCCGGACACCGACCTGACCATCCTGCCCTACCACGCCTATGTGCCCAGCTTCGGCGAATGGGGCTTCGTCATGGTCGAACCGCTCGCGCGGCGGGATCGCCCTCTCGACCTGCCCGACGGCCTCAAATTCCTTACGCCCGAGGTCTGGCAGGGCGCGCAGGTCTTCGCCGCCGACACCGACCGGGTGGAGGTGGAGCCGAACACCCTACAGACCCACCGGTTGGTCGATTATTACCTGGGCGGCTGGGACCACTGGTTCCGTTAG
- a CDS encoding DUF350 domain-containing protein has product MEPVITIQLSEVISTIFYTFLGVALMGACWWAINRFTHFSVIKEIEEDQNTALAVLIGSVFLALSIIISAVILS; this is encoded by the coding sequence ATGGAACCGGTCATCACCATTCAGCTGTCGGAAGTCATCAGCACCATATTCTACACCTTTCTCGGCGTGGCGCTGATGGGGGCCTGCTGGTGGGCGATCAACCGCTTCACCCATTTCTCCGTCATCAAGGAGATCGAGGAAGACCAGAACACCGCGCTGGCGGTGCTGATCGGATCGGTCTTCCTTGCGTTGTCGATCATCATCTCGGCAGTCATCCTGTCTTGA
- a CDS encoding feruloyl-CoA synthase, whose amino-acid sequence MSLKYRAHSVARQDRADGAILLTSGYEMSSVADRTGDWVDRWAREAPERVFIAERSGAGWREVSYAETRETVRALAAALLARGMGPDTPIVVISGNGVDHGLLTLAAQYVGVPTVPLAEQYALIPEARGHLRHCVEVVRPTMVFADDGERFGDALALEIFEGTEKVVSRNARAGMTALETMTGGSDVGVDAAAQAVGPDSVAKFLMTSGSTSHPKAVVTTQRMMCANQAQLLDALPFLGERPPRIVDWLPWNHVFGGSHNFNMMLANGGSLYIDGGKPTPALIGKSIENNRLIGGTLAFNVPVGFAQMCEAMKADAVLRQRYFEQLDMVFYAGASLPQDVWDDLETMAREVRGEMPLMLSSWGLTETGPACLIQHEPTERSGIVGVPMTGVEVKLLPDEDMRCEIRVRGPNIMPGYLNDPKKTAEAFDEEGFFLTGDAMKFVDPNDLNKGMKFDGRISEDFKLLTGTWVRAANLRLELLKDLSPLVQDLVVCGADRNEIGVLIFPSGAAMELGVREGPLVWSERLEAALVEKLRARGEHGSATRVTRALVMSDPPSMGDGEITAKGNLNFRKVQTRREALVSRLYDNADRHVVRL is encoded by the coding sequence ATGAGCTTGAAGTATCGCGCGCACAGCGTTGCAAGGCAGGACCGGGCCGACGGGGCGATCCTGCTGACCTCGGGTTACGAGATGAGCTCGGTTGCGGACAGGACCGGCGACTGGGTCGACCGGTGGGCCCGCGAGGCGCCGGAGCGGGTGTTCATCGCCGAGCGGTCCGGCGCGGGCTGGCGAGAGGTCAGCTATGCCGAAACGCGGGAGACGGTGCGTGCCCTGGCGGCGGCGCTGCTGGCGCGGGGCATGGGGCCGGACACGCCGATCGTGGTGATCTCGGGGAACGGTGTCGACCATGGGTTGCTGACGCTTGCGGCGCAGTACGTCGGCGTGCCCACCGTGCCTTTGGCCGAGCAGTATGCGCTGATCCCGGAGGCCCGGGGGCATCTGCGCCACTGTGTCGAAGTCGTCCGCCCGACGATGGTGTTCGCCGACGACGGAGAGCGTTTCGGCGATGCGCTGGCGCTGGAGATTTTCGAGGGAACAGAGAAGGTTGTGTCGCGCAATGCGCGCGCCGGCATGACCGCGCTGGAGACGATGACGGGCGGCTCGGACGTCGGCGTGGACGCGGCGGCGCAGGCGGTCGGTCCGGACAGCGTGGCAAAGTTCCTGATGACCTCGGGCTCGACCTCGCACCCCAAGGCGGTGGTGACGACCCAGCGGATGATGTGTGCCAACCAGGCGCAGCTTCTGGATGCCCTGCCGTTTCTGGGAGAGCGGCCGCCGCGGATCGTCGACTGGCTGCCGTGGAACCATGTCTTCGGCGGGTCGCACAACTTCAACATGATGCTGGCGAATGGCGGTTCGCTTTACATCGACGGCGGCAAACCGACCCCCGCGCTGATCGGAAAAAGCATTGAAAACAACCGTTTGATCGGCGGAACGCTGGCCTTCAACGTGCCGGTGGGCTTTGCGCAGATGTGCGAGGCGATGAAGGCGGACGCGGTGCTTCGGCAGAGGTACTTCGAGCAGCTCGACATGGTGTTTTATGCAGGCGCGTCGCTGCCTCAGGACGTGTGGGACGATCTGGAGACCATGGCGCGCGAGGTTCGGGGCGAAATGCCGCTGATGCTGTCTTCGTGGGGTCTGACGGAGACTGGACCGGCCTGCCTGATACAGCATGAACCGACCGAACGGTCCGGGATCGTGGGCGTGCCGATGACCGGGGTTGAGGTAAAGCTTCTGCCCGACGAAGACATGCGCTGCGAAATCCGTGTGCGCGGGCCGAATATCATGCCCGGTTATCTCAACGACCCGAAGAAGACGGCGGAGGCGTTTGACGAAGAAGGTTTTTTCCTGACAGGCGACGCTATGAAGTTCGTCGATCCGAACGACTTGAACAAGGGGATGAAGTTCGACGGGCGGATTTCGGAGGATTTCAAGCTGTTGACCGGGACCTGGGTCAGGGCGGCGAACCTGCGTCTGGAATTGTTGAAGGATCTCAGTCCTCTGGTTCAGGATCTTGTGGTCTGCGGTGCGGACCGCAACGAGATCGGTGTGCTGATCTTCCCTTCGGGAGCGGCGATGGAGCTGGGCGTGCGCGAAGGGCCGCTGGTCTGGTCGGAGCGGCTGGAGGCGGCGCTGGTGGAAAAGCTGCGGGCGCGGGGAGAGCACGGATCGGCCACGCGGGTGACGCGCGCGCTGGTGATGAGCGATCCGCCGTCGATGGGCGACGGTGAGATTACGGCCAAGGGGAATCTCAACTTCCGCAAGGTGCAGACCCGGAGGGAGGCTTTGGTTTCAAGGCTTTACGACAACGCCGACCGGCACGTGGTGCGTCTCTGA
- the iolG gene encoding inositol 2-dehydrogenase gives MTLRFAILGAGRIGQAHARAISATPGAAFVALYEPLEEAAASMAQRYGCDLRSTEEIAASDDIDAVAICTPTDTHADLIETFAKAGKAIFCEKPVDLSATRVREALKTVEETNATLMVGFNRRFDPDFMAVKAAIDAGTVGDVEMVNIISRDPGAPPVSYIKVSGGIFRDMTIHDFDMARWLLGEEPVTVMAQGSNLVDPEIGAAGDWDSVNVILKTASGRQAVISNSRRATYGYDQRIEVHGSKGMASAANRHESTVEVAGAGGYARPPLLNFFMDRYAVAYANEIAAFVKAVVEGAPTPTTGQDGLKALELADAAYESAKTGKAVTLA, from the coding sequence ATGACCCTTCGCTTTGCCATTCTGGGTGCCGGCCGCATCGGGCAGGCCCATGCCCGCGCGATCTCGGCCACACCCGGCGCCGCCTTTGTCGCATTGTACGAACCGCTGGAAGAGGCGGCGGCCTCCATGGCGCAGCGGTACGGTTGCGACCTGCGCAGCACCGAAGAGATCGCCGCGTCCGACGACATCGACGCCGTCGCGATCTGCACCCCCACGGACACGCATGCCGACCTGATCGAAACATTCGCCAAGGCGGGCAAGGCGATCTTCTGCGAAAAGCCCGTCGATTTGTCGGCAACCCGTGTTCGCGAGGCGCTGAAAACGGTCGAAGAGACCAACGCCACCCTCATGGTCGGTTTCAACCGCCGCTTCGATCCGGATTTCATGGCGGTGAAAGCGGCAATCGACGCGGGCACCGTAGGTGACGTCGAGATGGTCAACATCATTTCCCGCGATCCGGGGGCGCCGCCGGTCTCCTATATCAAGGTCTCGGGCGGCATCTTCCGCGACATGACCATCCATGACTTCGACATGGCCCGCTGGCTGCTGGGGGAAGAGCCGGTGACCGTCATGGCCCAGGGCTCCAACCTTGTCGATCCGGAGATCGGGGCGGCGGGCGACTGGGACAGCGTCAACGTCATCCTCAAGACCGCAAGCGGCAGGCAGGCCGTCATCAGCAACTCGCGCCGTGCAACCTACGGTTACGACCAGCGGATCGAGGTGCATGGTTCCAAAGGTATGGCTTCTGCCGCAAACCGCCACGAATCCACCGTGGAGGTCGCGGGCGCGGGCGGCTATGCTCGGCCGCCCTTGCTGAACTTCTTCATGGACCGTTACGCCGTGGCCTATGCAAACGAGATCGCCGCCTTCGTGAAGGCCGTGGTCGAGGGGGCGCCGACCCCGACGACCGGGCAGGATGGCCTGAAGGCACTGGAACTGGCCGACGCGGCCTACGAATCCGCCAAGACCGGAAAGGCCGTCACCCTCGCCTGA
- a CDS encoding TRAP transporter substrate-binding protein: MTTRRTFIGAAAALTTALLTTTSAMAQEVTLTLHQFLPAQANVPKDVLDVWADNVEEASDGRIEIERYPSMQLGGTPPELMDQAIDGIADIVWTVVGYTPGRYPSTEVFELPFMVSDARAASYAYWKMFEEHMKDGEFADVKILGTWVHGPGMFHTNKPVAVPSDLEGMKIRGGSRLVNDLLTRVGAEPIGMPVPAISEALSKGVIDGTTIPWEVTSALKVPELVGNHTEFDGPALYNLTFVLAMNKDAYESLPEDLQEVIDSQSGLAFSIFAGGTQADADGPARQIAVDRGNNIVTVSQEDAKAWDALVNPIYETWVAEMNDKGIDGQALIDEAKSLMEEYDPSMDTYGK, translated from the coding sequence ATGACCACTCGGAGAACTTTCATTGGCGCAGCCGCGGCCTTGACCACGGCACTCTTGACCACGACCTCGGCCATGGCGCAGGAGGTCACGCTGACCCTGCACCAGTTCCTGCCGGCGCAAGCGAACGTGCCGAAAGACGTTCTGGATGTCTGGGCGGACAACGTCGAGGAGGCCTCCGATGGCCGCATCGAGATCGAGCGCTATCCCTCCATGCAGCTTGGCGGGACCCCGCCGGAACTGATGGACCAGGCCATTGACGGCATCGCGGACATCGTCTGGACCGTGGTCGGCTACACGCCGGGCCGCTATCCGTCGACCGAGGTTTTCGAACTGCCGTTCATGGTGTCCGACGCCCGCGCGGCTTCCTATGCATACTGGAAGATGTTCGAAGAGCACATGAAGGACGGCGAGTTCGCCGATGTGAAGATCCTCGGCACCTGGGTGCATGGCCCGGGCATGTTCCACACCAACAAGCCGGTCGCGGTGCCGTCCGATCTGGAAGGCATGAAGATCCGCGGCGGTTCACGCCTGGTGAACGATCTCCTGACCCGCGTCGGCGCAGAGCCCATCGGGATGCCGGTTCCGGCGATTTCCGAGGCCCTGTCGAAGGGCGTGATCGACGGCACGACCATCCCCTGGGAAGTCACCAGTGCGCTGAAGGTGCCGGAGCTGGTCGGGAACCACACCGAATTCGACGGTCCCGCACTCTATAACCTGACCTTCGTGCTGGCGATGAACAAGGACGCCTACGAGAGCCTGCCAGAGGATCTGCAGGAGGTGATCGATAGCCAGTCGGGCCTCGCGTTCTCGATCTTCGCCGGCGGTACGCAGGCGGATGCGGACGGTCCGGCGCGCCAGATCGCCGTCGACCGGGGCAACAATATCGTCACCGTGTCCCAGGAAGATGCCAAGGCGTGGGATGCCCTCGTCAACCCGATCTACGAGACGTGGGTTGCGGAGATGAACGACAAGGGCATCGACGGCCAGGCGCTGATCGACGAGGCCAAGAGCCTGATGGAGGAATACGACCCCTCCATGGACACCTACGGCAAGTGA
- a CDS encoding TRAP transporter large permease, with protein MSNLEIGIWSFPALLLLIFLRVPIGLAMFSAGFTGMWLVMGNTRLPMAQLKDLAYSTFSNYSLSIVPMFLLMGYFATLGGMSQALFKAAESWLGHRRGGVAMAAIGACAGFGAICGSSLATAATMSRVALPELKRYGYDGGFSTATLAAGGTLGILIPPSVVLVIYAILTEQNIAKLFLAAFVPGVLAAIGYMIAVSIYVRVNPKSAGVREPQPMSDRIRAMIDVWPVLLVFVAVVGGIYGGIFTPTEGAAVGALGTGIIALVNRGLTWRTLLESFTDTARSSAMIFFIVLGAAFYNAFLARTRLPQELSSWVVDLGLSPVAVLAVILIVYLILGCFMDSLSMILLTIPIFFPVISALDFGLSPENTAIWFGILVLIVVEVGLITPPVGMNLFVINAMDPETPMVKTYSAVLYYVISDLLRVVLLVAFPAITLFLLPG; from the coding sequence TTGAGCAATCTCGAGATCGGCATCTGGTCCTTCCCGGCGCTGCTGCTTCTGATTTTCCTGCGCGTGCCCATCGGGCTTGCCATGTTCTCGGCGGGTTTCACGGGCATGTGGCTGGTGATGGGCAACACCCGGCTGCCGATGGCGCAGCTCAAGGACCTGGCCTATTCGACCTTCTCCAACTACTCGCTGTCCATCGTGCCGATGTTCCTGCTGATGGGCTACTTCGCGACGCTCGGCGGGATGAGCCAGGCGCTGTTCAAGGCGGCGGAATCGTGGCTGGGGCACAGGCGCGGCGGGGTGGCCATGGCGGCCATCGGGGCCTGCGCGGGCTTTGGCGCGATCTGCGGATCGTCGCTGGCCACCGCCGCCACCATGAGCCGCGTCGCCCTGCCGGAGCTTAAGCGCTACGGCTACGACGGCGGGTTCTCGACGGCGACGCTGGCGGCGGGGGGCACCCTGGGCATCCTGATCCCGCCCTCGGTCGTGCTGGTGATCTATGCCATTCTGACCGAGCAGAACATCGCCAAGCTGTTTCTTGCCGCTTTCGTGCCAGGTGTCCTGGCCGCCATCGGCTACATGATCGCCGTGTCGATCTACGTGCGGGTGAACCCCAAGAGCGCCGGTGTCCGTGAACCGCAGCCCATGTCCGACCGCATTCGGGCGATGATCGACGTCTGGCCGGTGCTGTTGGTCTTCGTCGCGGTGGTCGGCGGGATCTATGGCGGCATCTTCACCCCGACCGAAGGTGCGGCTGTCGGTGCGCTTGGGACAGGTATCATCGCGCTGGTTAACAGGGGCCTGACGTGGCGCACGCTGCTGGAGAGCTTCACCGACACAGCGCGGTCCTCGGCGATGATCTTCTTCATCGTTCTGGGGGCGGCCTTCTACAACGCGTTTCTCGCCCGGACACGCCTGCCGCAAGAGTTGTCGTCCTGGGTCGTGGACCTGGGCCTGTCGCCCGTCGCGGTTCTGGCGGTGATCCTGATCGTCTACCTGATCCTTGGTTGTTTCATGGACAGCCTCTCGATGATCCTGTTGACCATCCCGATCTTCTTCCCGGTGATCTCGGCGCTGGATTTCGGCCTGTCGCCGGAGAACACGGCGATCTGGTTCGGTATCCTGGTCCTGATCGTCGTGGAGGTCGGGCTGATCACCCCGCCGGTGGGGATGAATCTGTTCGTCATCAATGCGATGGACCCGGAAACGCCCATGGTGAAGACCTATTCGGCGGTGCTGTACTACGTGATCTCGGACCTGTTGCGGGTGGTGCTGCTGGTGGCCTTCCCGGCGATCACGCTGTTCCTGCTGCCAGGCTGA
- a CDS encoding DUF4178 domain-containing protein: MTRAGLTSINCTSCGAGLNVLGGGRVVVHVCSYCGAELDAQEDYKVLRKFDDLQRPDTPFRLGMEGTLFGVDWIVVGTIGMRDGPWKWVEHQLYSPTHGYAWLNVEEGNFTFSRRVRKVSHPAWMDSRWVESADNRPQVLLNGERFRYYETSDARITFLEGEFTWAPQIGDTTQTITALSEEAMLDFSQSGVEREMYRTIWLDPAELAGAFKLTDPPGPALSRHPLKPFKGGANDRFMTLAAAFFAVVCIVLSVFVAATANTREVLAETAVSLAALPQTLEFPVTQTDRLVQIDLGSHPSNAWLWVGMEVLDPEGETLFESGRAMEFYSGRDADGTWTEGNRTADLRFRPPQAGTYQIIFNEKETELWIAGSEPRSFTVSAREGVRSAGWLGLLGILFGIVAVIPLGRRFLHRSVRFSGSDWTDED; this comes from the coding sequence GTGACGCGCGCGGGCCTTACCTCCATCAACTGCACCTCCTGCGGTGCAGGGCTCAACGTGCTGGGTGGCGGGCGCGTCGTGGTGCATGTCTGCTCCTACTGCGGGGCAGAGCTGGACGCGCAGGAAGACTACAAGGTCCTGCGCAAGTTCGACGACCTGCAGCGCCCCGACACGCCGTTCCGACTGGGCATGGAAGGCACCCTGTTCGGGGTCGACTGGATCGTCGTCGGCACCATCGGCATGCGGGATGGCCCGTGGAAATGGGTCGAGCACCAGCTTTACTCGCCAACACATGGTTATGCCTGGCTGAACGTCGAAGAGGGCAACTTCACCTTCTCACGCCGCGTCCGGAAGGTCAGTCACCCCGCGTGGATGGACAGCCGGTGGGTCGAATCCGCCGATAACCGTCCTCAGGTCCTGTTGAACGGCGAACGCTTCCGCTATTACGAGACATCCGACGCCCGCATCACCTTCCTCGAAGGCGAATTCACCTGGGCGCCGCAGATCGGCGACACGACGCAGACGATCACGGCTCTGTCCGAAGAGGCGATGCTGGACTTCTCGCAGAGCGGGGTGGAGCGGGAAATGTACCGCACGATCTGGCTGGACCCGGCAGAGCTGGCGGGCGCCTTCAAACTGACGGACCCGCCCGGGCCGGCGCTGTCGCGTCACCCGCTCAAGCCCTTCAAGGGCGGCGCCAACGACCGGTTCATGACGCTAGCCGCCGCCTTTTTTGCGGTCGTGTGCATCGTGCTGTCGGTCTTTGTCGCCGCGACCGCGAACACCCGCGAGGTTCTGGCCGAGACGGCCGTGTCGCTTGCCGCCCTGCCCCAGACCCTCGAATTCCCGGTGACGCAGACCGACCGGCTGGTGCAGATCGACCTCGGCTCCCATCCCTCCAACGCCTGGCTCTGGGTCGGCATGGAGGTGCTGGACCCGGAGGGCGAGACACTCTTCGAATCCGGCCGGGCGATGGAATTCTATTCGGGCCGGGACGCGGACGGCACGTGGACGGAAGGCAACCGTACCGCAGACCTGCGCTTCCGCCCGCCCCAGGCCGGCACCTACCAGATCATCTTCAACGAGAAGGAAACGGAGCTTTGGATCGCCGGGTCGGAACCCAGGAGCTTTACCGTTTCCGCCCGCGAAGGCGTGCGGTCCGCCGGATGGCTGGGCTTGTTGGGCATCCTTTTCGGCATTGTCGCGGTGATCCCGCTGGGCCGCCGGTTCCTGCACCGCTCTGTCCGATTCTCGGGCTCCGACTGGACGGACGAGGATTGA
- a CDS encoding SDR family NAD(P)-dependent oxidoreductase → MKIAGQVAIVTGGASGLGAATARRLAAEGAKVGILDFDGDGAAAMAREIGGMAVKTDVGLEASVADAVAEVKQRLGAPRIAVSCAGIGLAGRVVGRDGALSTDLFEKTIRVNLMGTYYVMSHAAREMMALEPLESGERGVVVNTASVAYEDGQIGQVAYSASKGAIASMCLPAAREMAKQGVRVMAIAPGLFNTPMMEGLPQETVDGIVANVPFPHRLGDPAEYAQLVCQILDSPYLNGSVIRLDGAVRLPQR, encoded by the coding sequence ATGAAGATTGCAGGACAGGTGGCGATCGTCACGGGGGGCGCGAGCGGATTGGGCGCTGCCACGGCGCGGCGGCTGGCGGCGGAAGGTGCCAAGGTCGGGATCCTGGATTTCGACGGCGACGGCGCCGCGGCCATGGCACGCGAGATCGGCGGCATGGCGGTGAAGACCGACGTGGGGCTTGAAGCTTCGGTCGCGGATGCCGTGGCGGAGGTCAAACAGCGGCTGGGCGCGCCGCGGATCGCGGTGTCCTGCGCCGGGATCGGATTGGCGGGCCGGGTCGTGGGGCGCGACGGGGCATTGTCGACGGACCTGTTCGAGAAGACCATCCGGGTGAACCTGATGGGCACCTACTACGTGATGAGCCACGCGGCGCGCGAGATGATGGCGCTGGAACCTCTGGAGAGCGGCGAGCGTGGCGTGGTGGTGAACACCGCATCGGTCGCCTACGAGGACGGGCAGATCGGGCAAGTGGCCTATTCGGCATCGAAGGGGGCCATCGCGTCGATGTGCCTGCCGGCGGCGCGCGAGATGGCGAAGCAGGGCGTGCGGGTCATGGCCATCGCGCCGGGCCTGTTCAACACACCGATGATGGAAGGGCTGCCGCAGGAGACGGTGGACGGGATCGTGGCCAACGTCCCGTTCCCGCATCGGCTGGGCGATCCGGCGGAATATGCGCAGCTTGTCTGCCAGATCCTCGACAGCCCTTACCTGAACGGCTCCGTCATCCGTCTGGATGGGGCGGTGCGGTTGCCCCAGCGGTAA